Proteins found in one Moritella sp. F3 genomic segment:
- a CDS encoding DNA-binding protein has product MEKKQAVPLTFNDVKEVCDRLHSMNEKVSGNRIIAELGRGSKGTALNFIKQWREELDASLQHLRDSMGFSEAFSISFMQEIGRYKSEIALQFEETLTAAKLLEAEALIALTEAEQKLEIAYSDLGKKDEAITAFKQEIATITSSSKTSDGALRSQIIDLEKSISEHVGKADRLTTELAKAEVRLGDNFTFVTEAKLTLEKKQGDIDTLSNELSKSNEIIATLTAQDKAANDALQLLQTQSKTSILSLENRLSQGEAQSIALADITRSERKDLQGEVSKLNTQFASESASHQALIISYGETGKLLDLERAAHDVTRGELSILQKLNANNK; this is encoded by the coding sequence ATGGAAAAAAAACAAGCTGTCCCCCTTACGTTTAATGACGTTAAAGAAGTGTGTGACCGACTTCATTCAATGAATGAGAAAGTGAGTGGCAATAGAATTATTGCTGAGTTGGGTCGTGGATCCAAGGGTACAGCGCTGAATTTTATCAAGCAGTGGCGTGAAGAATTAGATGCATCATTACAACATTTACGTGACAGCATGGGCTTCAGTGAGGCGTTCTCAATCAGTTTCATGCAGGAAATTGGCCGGTACAAAAGTGAAATTGCTCTACAGTTTGAGGAGACACTAACAGCAGCTAAATTATTAGAAGCAGAAGCTTTAATTGCTCTGACTGAAGCTGAACAAAAGCTTGAAATTGCATATTCTGATCTCGGGAAAAAAGATGAAGCCATTACAGCCTTCAAGCAAGAAATTGCAACTATAACCTCCTCCAGCAAAACTTCCGATGGGGCTTTACGCAGTCAAATTATTGATCTAGAAAAAAGCATAAGTGAACATGTAGGAAAGGCCGATCGCCTAACAACGGAATTGGCAAAAGCTGAAGTAAGACTAGGAGACAATTTTACATTCGTTACAGAAGCTAAGTTAACATTGGAAAAAAAACAAGGTGATATTGATACCTTGAGTAACGAGTTATCTAAATCAAATGAAATAATTGCAACATTAACAGCTCAAGATAAAGCAGCCAATGATGCATTACAGCTACTTCAGACTCAATCAAAGACAAGCATACTATCACTTGAAAATAGGTTATCACAAGGTGAAGCACAATCGATAGCTTTGGCAGATATAACAAGATCTGAAAGAAAAGATCTGCAGGGTGAAGTTTCTAAGCTTAATACCCAATTTGCCTCCGAGTCCGCAAGCCATCAAGCGTTAATTATCTCGTATGGGGAGACAGGTAAATTACTTGATTTAGAACGGGCTGCTCATGATGTAACAAGGGGTGAGCTCTCAATATTGCAGAAGCTAAATGCGAACAATAAATAA
- a CDS encoding DNA replication terminus site-binding protein, which translates to MINELGATVKIDLETCMGEIELQLQELSKVLRASNPTAQVYVLPLITKEDENVDNKIIAVKSVTGERAVDLAIQAYKKFIIDDNVSLKCVYRLPGFIQVKTNHELILSIIDRINCLKADFKNQVIKAGPRMVRFRLVHELFPYTNTKQIYRRINIHKGLDIHKVKFIWARKHSVKKITKIEVLTLLDEQIRERLQDETWVKDVNADIDKIKRLPDDIVLRIKRSIKEHPMIIINNDIQLQCALPLIVLQDMPFRVRELHNYDPSDSRSERSDVIISNEPIIKRMHLFDLIKTDS; encoded by the coding sequence ATGATAAATGAATTAGGTGCTACAGTTAAAATTGACCTTGAAACGTGTATGGGAGAGATTGAATTACAATTACAGGAGCTATCCAAAGTTTTAAGAGCATCAAACCCTACGGCACAGGTATATGTTTTACCGTTAATAACTAAAGAAGACGAAAACGTAGATAATAAAATAATAGCAGTGAAATCAGTAACAGGCGAACGAGCTGTCGACCTTGCTATTCAGGCTTATAAAAAATTCATTATTGATGATAATGTTTCGTTAAAATGTGTATATCGGTTACCTGGCTTTATCCAAGTTAAAACTAATCACGAATTAATATTAAGTATTATTGATAGAATTAATTGCCTAAAAGCTGATTTTAAAAATCAGGTAATTAAGGCCGGTCCTAGGATGGTTAGATTTAGACTGGTTCATGAACTATTCCCATATACAAATACAAAACAAATTTACCGTCGTATCAACATCCATAAAGGCCTCGATATTCATAAGGTTAAATTCATTTGGGCGAGAAAGCATTCGGTTAAAAAAATCACAAAAATAGAAGTTTTGACCCTACTTGATGAACAAATACGTGAACGTTTACAAGACGAAACATGGGTAAAAGATGTAAATGCAGACATCGATAAAATAAAGCGGCTACCTGATGATATAGTTTTAAGAATAAAACGGAGTATAAAGGAGCACCCGATGATAATCATTAATAATGATATACAACTGCAGTGTGCATTACCTCTAATTGTTCTACAAGATATGCCATTCAGAGTACGAGAATTACATAATTATGATCCAAGTGATTCTCGAAGTGAACGCTCAGACGTTATAATTTCGAATGAACCTATTATCAAACGGATGCACCTTTTTGACCTAATCAAAACGGACTCATAA
- a CDS encoding EAL domain-containing protein produces the protein MKIVSGAGAEVPLCIDYSNVKLDDRVMDALLSPNQYYYQPIVDVINESVVGFEMLSRAEIKGIKGRVNISTLFDNLTDRTRFNFDLFSLKHAIRTISKYKDKRFYLSVNIEPDHIIKNYFISHVRRLMSDEDITNIGHRIVLEITERSELKRSKPVIDNLDVLASLGFCLSIDDFGTGFSNLALFTWLKPDYLKIDGVFVDNIGSEEDNPELLKAIINLSHGIGATVIAERIETEMQLESLKQRGVQYCQGYYLGKPNGSLISKFEIV, from the coding sequence ATGAAGATAGTAAGTGGGGCCGGTGCCGAAGTGCCATTGTGTATTGACTATTCAAATGTAAAACTCGACGACAGAGTCATGGATGCTTTACTATCACCAAACCAGTATTATTATCAACCTATCGTAGATGTAATAAACGAATCAGTTGTTGGGTTTGAGATGCTTTCTAGAGCAGAAATTAAAGGTATCAAAGGTCGCGTTAACATATCGACACTATTCGATAACTTAACCGATAGAACACGATTTAATTTTGATTTGTTCAGTCTTAAGCATGCAATAAGAACTATTAGTAAGTATAAGGATAAACGCTTCTATCTATCAGTGAATATTGAGCCAGACCATATTATCAAAAATTATTTTATATCACATGTACGACGGTTGATGTCAGATGAAGACATTACCAATATAGGACATAGAATAGTTTTAGAGATAACTGAGCGTTCAGAGTTGAAACGTTCTAAACCAGTAATTGATAATTTAGATGTTTTAGCCTCATTAGGGTTTTGCTTATCAATAGATGATTTCGGTACAGGGTTCAGTAATTTAGCACTCTTCACATGGCTCAAACCAGATTACCTTAAAATCGATGGTGTTTTTGTTGATAATATTGGTTCGGAGGAAGACAATCCAGAGTTACTAAAAGCTATTATAAACCTTTCTCATGGTATTGGTGCTACTGTCATTGCAGAGCGAATAGAAACAGAAATGCAATTGGAATCACTTAAGCAAAGGGGGGTTCAGTATTGTCAAGGCTATTATTTGGGAAAACCTAATGGATCTCTAATTTCTAAGTTTGAGATTGTTTAA